The following proteins are encoded in a genomic region of Sesamum indicum cultivar Zhongzhi No. 13 linkage group LG8, S_indicum_v1.0, whole genome shotgun sequence:
- the LOC105169406 gene encoding MFS18 protein-like → MEGFAKVLLILTLLLGVLSMDVKGGRALNANDDHEVVDQPQTFGSFGGTFPAPFPGLGGSFPGSGLGGSFPGTGLGGSLPNPSMGSGSSTSSFCSFPGVRCAPLQPGNSGGSSGGVGASP, encoded by the coding sequence ATGGAGGGTTTTGCTAAGGTGCTTCTCATCCTCACACTGCTTCTTGGTGTGCTATCAATGGATGTCAAAGGAGGAAGAGCTCTCAACGCAAATGATGATCATGAGGTGGTGGATCAGCCTCAGACCTTTGGCAGTTTTGGAGGAACTTTTCCAGCCCCCTTCCCGGGTTTGGGTGGCTCGTTTCCGGGTTCAGGGTTAGGTGGCTCGTTTCCGGGTACAGGGTTGGGTGGGTCGTTACCCAACCCCAGTATGGGTTCCGGGTCGTCGACGTCCAGCTTTTGCTCGTTCCCTGGGGTCCGATGTGCTCCACTCCAGCCCGGTAACTCTGGTGGATCCAGCGGTGGTGTTGGTGCCTCCCCATGA
- the LOC105168993 gene encoding S-adenosylmethionine synthase 1 produces the protein METFLFTSESVNEGHPDKLCDQISDAVLDACLEQDPDSKVACETCTKTNMVMVFGEITTKANIDYEKIVRDTCRNIGFTSDDVGLDADKCKVLVNIEQQSPDIAQGVHGHLTKRPEEIGAGDQGHMFGYATDETPEFMPLSHVLATKLGARLTEVRKNGTCPWLRPDGKTQVTVEYYNENGAMVPIRVHTVLISTQHDETVTNDEIARDLKEHVIKPVIPAKYLDEKTIFHLNPSGRFVIGGPHGDAGLTGRKIIIDTYGGWGAHGGGAFSGKDPTKVDRSGAYIVRQAAKSIVANGLARRCIVQVSYAIGVPEPLSVFVDTYGTGKIPDKEILKIVKENFDFRPGMISINLDLKRGSNGRFLKTAAYGHFGRDDPDFTWEVVKPLKWEKPQN, from the coding sequence ATGGAGACCTTCTTGTTTACCTCTGAATCTGTTAACGAGGGACACCCTGACAAGCTCTGTGATCAGATATCTGATGCCGTACTTGATGCTTGCCTCGAACAAGATCCCGACAGCAAAGTCGCCTGCGAGACTTGTACCAAGACCAACATGGTAATGGTCTTTGGTGAAATCACAACAAAGGCCAACATCGACTATGAGAAGATTGTGCGTGACACCTGCCGTAACATTGGATTCACTTCTGATGATGTTGGTCTTGATGCTGACAAATGCAAGGTTCTAGTTAACATTGAGCAACAGAGCCCTGATATTGCTCAAGGTGTCCATGGCCATCTGACCAAGCGCCCTGAGGAGATTGGTGCTGGTGACCAGGGACACATGTTTGGTTATGCTACTGATGAGACCCCCGAGTTCATGCCTCTCAGCCATGTGCTTGCTACTAAACTAGGCGCTCGTCTCACAGAAGTCCGCAAAAATGGTACCTGCCCCTGGTTGAGGCCCGACGGGAAGACCCAAGTTACCGTTGAGTACTACAATGAAAACGGTGCCATGGTTCCAATTCGGGTCCACACTGTGCTTATCTCCACCCAGCACGATGAGACGGTCACTAACGACGAGATCGCCAGGGATCTCAAAGAGCATGTTATCAAGCCCGTCATCCCAGCCAAGTACCTCGATGAGAAGACAATCTTCCACCTCAATCCCTCTGGTCGGTTTGTCATTGGTGGGCCTCATGGTGATGCTGGTCTCACCGGTCGTAAAATCATTATCGACACTTATGGTGGTTGGGGTGCCCATGGTGGAGGTGCCTTCTCCGGGAAGGACCCGACTAAGGTGGACAGAAGTGGTGCCTATATCGTTAGGCAGGCAGCCAAGAGCATTGTGGCCAACGGCCTTGCTCGCAGGTGCATAGTACAAGTCTCATACGCAATTGGTGTGCCTGAGCCGTTATCTGTTTTCGTCGACACTTACGGCACGGGGAAGATCCCAGACAAGGAAATCCTCAAGATTGTGAAGGAGAACTTTGATTTCAGGCCTGGAATGATCTCCATTAACTTGGACTTGAAGAGGGGTAGCAACGGACGGTTCTTGAAAACAGCTGCATACGGTCACTTTGGAAGAGACGACCCCGACTTCACATGGGAAGTCGTTAAGCCCCTCAAATGGGAGAAGCCCCAGAACTAA
- the LOC105168994 gene encoding glucan endo-1,3-beta-glucosidase-like isoform X2, translating into MELPGWCVADTGAPLDQLQAFLDYGCHEFDCSPIKPGGPCFGPDTLLGHASWILDKFYREGGFCKKGLGFITRTNPSYEKCQYP; encoded by the exons ATGGAG TTGCCTGGTTGGTGTGTGGCCGATACGGGTGCCCCTCTCGACCAGTTACAAGCATTTTTGGATTATGGTTGCCATGAATTCGACTGTAGTCCAATAAAACCAGGCGGGCCCTGTTTTGGACCCGATACCTTACTGGGACATGCATCTTggattttggataaattttatCGAGAGGGTGGTTTTTGCAAAAAAGGCCTTGGCTTTATCACGCGAACAAATCCTT CATATGAAAAATGCCAATATCCATGA
- the LOC105168994 gene encoding glucan endo-1,3-beta-glucosidase-like isoform X1: MVNNSVAVFLVSFVLSIIVLCSCNQNPAAFRTQNLPGWCVADTGAPLDQLQAFLDYGCHEFDCSPIKPGGPCFGPDTLLGHASWILDKFYREGGFCKKGLGFITRTNPSYEKCQYP, translated from the exons ATGGTGAATAACAGTGTGGCAGTGTTTCTTGTTAGTTTTGTGTTGAGCATTATTGTTCTATGCTCTTGCAACCAAAACCCTGCTGCATTCCGTACCCAAAAT TTGCCTGGTTGGTGTGTGGCCGATACGGGTGCCCCTCTCGACCAGTTACAAGCATTTTTGGATTATGGTTGCCATGAATTCGACTGTAGTCCAATAAAACCAGGCGGGCCCTGTTTTGGACCCGATACCTTACTGGGACATGCATCTTggattttggataaattttatCGAGAGGGTGGTTTTTGCAAAAAAGGCCTTGGCTTTATCACGCGAACAAATCCTT CATATGAAAAATGCCAATATCCATGA